Proteins found in one Microcella daejeonensis genomic segment:
- a CDS encoding MFS transporter: protein MSTSDVGLRSARGPILLALMVTTGLVAIDATILATAVPTLVDELGGFEQFPWLFSIYLLAQAVSVPIYAKLSDVVGRKPIILIGIGLFLLGSILCALAWSMPALIAFRAIQGLGAGAVGPMAITIAGDIYSVAERARVQGYIASVWAASAVIGPTLGGLFAELDAWRWIFLINIPLCLLAGWMLIRTFHETVERRAHRVDYLGGALLTASLILLLLGVLEGGQAWAWASWQSAVAFGGGAVLLAAFALAERRAAEPILPTWVFSRRLLLTTTLVSTGVGAVLFGLTSYVPTFLEGSIGASPLVAGLALAALTIGWPISASLSGRLYLRLGFRTTVLLGMIAVVAGSLVLALSARTPSVLVVAIACFLVGLGLGLVATPSLIAAQASVPWNERGVVTGTNLFARSIGSAVGVAIFGAIANGIVGREGAQPAAGVAPEQIIDASAAVFAATLVAALATAALAAAMPRTPVPQPEPAEAADDAAQPARA, encoded by the coding sequence ATGAGCACGAGCGACGTCGGTCTGCGGTCCGCCCGCGGGCCCATCCTCCTGGCCCTCATGGTCACCACGGGGCTCGTGGCGATCGACGCCACCATCCTCGCCACGGCCGTGCCGACCCTCGTCGACGAGCTCGGCGGCTTCGAGCAGTTCCCGTGGCTGTTCTCGATCTACCTGCTCGCCCAGGCCGTCTCGGTGCCCATCTACGCGAAGCTCAGCGATGTCGTGGGGCGCAAGCCGATCATCCTCATCGGCATCGGCCTGTTCCTGCTCGGCTCGATCCTCTGCGCCCTCGCCTGGAGCATGCCCGCGCTCATCGCCTTCCGCGCGATCCAGGGTCTGGGCGCCGGCGCCGTCGGGCCCATGGCGATCACGATCGCGGGCGACATCTACTCGGTCGCCGAGCGCGCCCGCGTGCAGGGCTACATCGCGAGCGTCTGGGCGGCCTCGGCCGTCATCGGCCCGACCCTCGGCGGGCTCTTCGCCGAGCTCGACGCCTGGCGGTGGATCTTCCTGATCAACATCCCGCTGTGCCTGCTGGCGGGGTGGATGCTCATCCGCACCTTCCACGAGACGGTCGAGCGCCGCGCCCACCGGGTCGACTACCTCGGCGGCGCCCTCCTCACGGCCTCGCTCATCCTGCTGCTGCTCGGCGTGCTCGAGGGCGGCCAGGCCTGGGCCTGGGCGTCGTGGCAGAGCGCCGTCGCCTTCGGCGGCGGTGCCGTGCTCCTCGCGGCGTTCGCGCTCGCGGAGCGGCGCGCCGCCGAGCCCATCCTCCCCACCTGGGTGTTCTCGCGGCGCCTGCTGCTCACGACGACCCTCGTCTCCACGGGCGTCGGCGCGGTGCTGTTCGGGCTCACGAGCTACGTGCCCACCTTCCTCGAGGGCTCGATCGGCGCGAGCCCGCTCGTCGCGGGTCTGGCGCTCGCCGCCCTCACGATCGGCTGGCCGATCTCGGCCTCGCTCTCTGGCCGGCTGTACCTGCGTCTCGGGTTCCGCACGACGGTGCTGCTCGGCATGATCGCCGTCGTCGCCGGATCGCTCGTGCTCGCCCTCTCCGCCCGCACGCCCTCGGTGCTCGTCGTCGCGATCGCCTGCTTCCTCGTCGGGCTCGGGCTCGGGCTTGTGGCCACGCCCTCGCTCATCGCGGCGCAGGCGAGCGTGCCGTGGAACGAGCGCGGCGTCGTCACGGGCACCAACCTCTTCGCCCGCAGCATCGGCAGCGCGGTCGGCGTCGCGATCTTCGGCGCCATCGCGAACGGCATCGTCGGTCGTGAGGGTGCACAGCCCGCGGCCGGCGTCGCCCCCGAGCAGATCATCGACGCCTCCGCGGCGGTGTTCGCGGCGACCCTCGTCGCGGCGCTCGCGACGGCGGCGCTCGCCGCGGCCATGCCCCGCACGCCCGTGCCGCAGCCCGAGCCCGCCGAGGCGGCGGACGACGCCGCGCAGCCCGCGCGCGCCTGA
- a CDS encoding S8 family peptidase codes for MRPRSARSLSLLIAAALLGGAALSGAGSTVLPAPSAAADAVRDRQYWLDEYGIRAAWQVTRGAGVSIAIIDSGVDDEHRDLRGSVVGGTDVSGEGSPDGTRPVGVERPDHGTMVASLAAGRGSGPDDGVIGAAPEADLLSASLAFGAGARDGDVQVAEAVRWAVDAGADVISLSLTRNTVDWPESWDDAFLYAERNDVVVIAAAGNRGSGTDQVGAPATIPGVLTVGGVTRAGIASDEASSQGISISVVAPSEQLVGSVPGGGHVLWQGTSGATPIVAGIAALVRAAHPDETAAQVIQRIIATARPVTATVPDPLYGYGYIDAEAAVRASSPSVVANPLGSLERWIAVNRRADSGSTVLEIPAPQQSLGRTGGTAVDPPAALLRPVVAALAPLVPVAIATHLGLLLVIGAVAAAVIGFVRQRRTL; via the coding sequence GTGCGCCCCCGATCAGCGCGGAGCCTGAGCCTCCTCATCGCCGCCGCCCTCCTCGGCGGCGCGGCGCTCTCCGGCGCGGGGTCGACGGTGCTGCCCGCGCCCTCCGCCGCGGCCGACGCCGTGCGCGATCGGCAGTACTGGCTCGATGAGTACGGCATCCGCGCGGCATGGCAGGTGACCCGCGGCGCCGGGGTCTCGATCGCGATCATCGACTCGGGCGTCGATGACGAGCACCGCGATCTGCGCGGCTCGGTCGTCGGCGGCACCGACGTCTCGGGCGAGGGCTCGCCCGACGGCACGCGCCCCGTCGGCGTCGAGCGGCCCGACCACGGCACGATGGTGGCCTCGCTCGCCGCCGGGCGGGGCAGCGGGCCCGACGACGGCGTCATCGGCGCCGCACCCGAGGCCGACCTGCTGAGCGCCTCGCTCGCGTTCGGGGCGGGCGCGCGCGACGGCGACGTGCAGGTCGCCGAGGCGGTGCGCTGGGCGGTGGATGCCGGTGCCGACGTCATCTCGCTCTCCCTCACCCGCAACACCGTCGACTGGCCCGAGAGCTGGGACGACGCCTTCCTCTACGCGGAGCGGAACGACGTCGTCGTGATCGCCGCGGCCGGCAACCGCGGCAGCGGCACCGACCAGGTCGGAGCGCCGGCGACGATCCCCGGCGTGCTCACCGTCGGCGGGGTCACCCGCGCGGGCATCGCGAGCGACGAGGCCTCCTCCCAGGGCATCTCCATCTCGGTGGTGGCGCCGAGCGAGCAGCTCGTCGGGTCCGTGCCCGGCGGTGGGCACGTGCTCTGGCAGGGCACGAGCGGCGCGACGCCGATCGTCGCCGGCATCGCCGCGCTCGTGCGCGCCGCGCACCCCGACGAGACGGCTGCGCAGGTAATCCAGCGCATCATCGCGACCGCGCGCCCCGTGACGGCGACCGTGCCCGACCCCCTCTACGGCTACGGGTACATCGACGCCGAGGCGGCCGTGCGCGCGTCGTCGCCGAGCGTCGTCGCGAACCCGCTCGGCAGCCTCGAGCGGTGGATCGCGGTCAACCGCCGGGCGGATTCCGGGTCGACGGTGCTCGAGATCCCCGCGCCGCAGCAGTCGCTCGGTCGCACGGGCGGCACGGCGGTCGATCCGCCCGCGGCGCTCCTGCGGCCGGTGGTCGCCGCGCTCGCGCCCCTCGTGCCCGTGGCGATCGCGACGCACCTGGGCCTGCTGCTCGTCATCGGTGCCGTCGCGGCCGCCGTCATCGGTTTCGTCCGCCAGCGGCGCACGCTGTAG
- a CDS encoding MazG family protein, with the protein MTESRPAHPAAPAGTPTEPHPALDALIGVMARLRGPGGCAWDAEQTHESLTPYLIEESHELVDAIEHGTRDDVLEELGDVLYQVLFHSDLAAAHPTDPFTIEDVAARSMAKMVGRHPHVFGEGEVVADTAEEVSANWQRWKAQEKPARTSVLDGIPAGLPALARAEKVAGRAADLGVAAPEPPVAIDEGMLADEHALGIQLLALATAARARGFDAERALRTALRSHEELIRSAEAERRGSMVD; encoded by the coding sequence ATGACCGAGTCCCGCCCCGCGCACCCCGCCGCCCCCGCCGGCACCCCCACCGAGCCGCACCCCGCCCTCGACGCGCTCATCGGCGTCATGGCGCGCCTGCGCGGCCCCGGCGGCTGCGCCTGGGACGCCGAGCAGACCCACGAGAGCCTCACCCCGTACCTGATCGAGGAGTCGCACGAGCTCGTCGACGCGATCGAGCACGGCACGCGCGACGACGTGCTCGAGGAGCTCGGCGACGTGCTCTACCAGGTGCTGTTCCACTCCGATCTGGCGGCCGCGCACCCCACAGATCCCTTCACGATCGAGGACGTCGCCGCGCGCTCGATGGCCAAGATGGTCGGCCGCCACCCGCACGTCTTCGGCGAGGGCGAGGTGGTCGCCGACACCGCCGAGGAGGTCTCGGCCAACTGGCAGCGCTGGAAGGCGCAGGAGAAGCCCGCGCGCACCTCCGTGCTCGACGGCATCCCGGCCGGGCTGCCCGCGCTCGCCCGCGCCGAGAAAGTGGCAGGGCGCGCCGCCGATCTGGGCGTCGCGGCCCCCGAACCGCCGGTCGCGATCGACGAGGGGATGCTCGCCGACGAGCACGCGCTGGGCATCCAGCTGCTCGCCCTCGCGACGGCGGCGCGCGCCCGCGGATTCGACGCCGAGCGCGCCCTGCGCACCGCCCTCCGGAGCCACGAGGAACTCATCCGTTCGGCTGAGGCCGAACGCCGCGGCAGCATGGTTGACTGA
- a CDS encoding ABC transporter ATP-binding protein, giving the protein MTAPAISVEGVSRRFGEVHAVRDASFEAHAGSVTALIGPNGSGKTTLLLMLATLLAPDAGTIRIAGHDPVTDARAVRQAMGWMPDVLGSWSSMTVRDTLVTTGRLYELSPELSRARAAELIRLVGLEPLADAPTRVLSRGQKQRLSLGRALVHRPSILLLDEPASGLDPAARVDLRVLVRRLAGEGAAVLVSSHVLSELDEMADAAVYVDQGVTASAESIAATRTTMRDWRIRALDRPALMAALDALDRRPTEVDHLGALVPVAGETEAAELLARLVERGVAISAFGPAVGDLEHTFLDLAKGGRS; this is encoded by the coding sequence ATGACCGCACCCGCCATCAGCGTCGAGGGGGTGTCCCGCCGCTTCGGCGAGGTGCACGCCGTGCGCGACGCGAGCTTCGAGGCCCACGCCGGCAGCGTGACGGCCCTCATCGGGCCGAACGGCTCGGGCAAGACCACCCTGCTGCTCATGCTCGCGACGCTGCTGGCGCCCGACGCGGGCACGATCCGGATCGCCGGGCACGACCCCGTCACCGACGCGCGCGCCGTGCGCCAGGCGATGGGCTGGATGCCCGACGTGCTCGGCTCGTGGAGCTCGATGACCGTGCGCGACACGCTCGTCACCACCGGGCGGCTCTACGAGCTGAGCCCCGAGCTGTCGCGGGCGCGGGCGGCCGAGCTCATCCGGCTCGTCGGCCTCGAGCCGCTCGCCGATGCGCCCACGCGCGTGCTCAGCCGCGGGCAGAAGCAGCGGCTGAGCCTCGGCCGGGCGCTCGTGCACCGGCCGAGCATCCTGCTGCTCGACGAGCCGGCCTCGGGCCTCGACCCGGCGGCGCGCGTCGACCTGCGCGTGCTCGTGCGCCGGCTCGCCGGCGAGGGCGCGGCGGTGCTCGTCTCGAGCCACGTGCTCTCCGAGCTCGACGAGATGGCCGATGCCGCGGTCTACGTCGACCAGGGCGTCACCGCCTCGGCCGAGAGCATCGCGGCGACCCGCACGACGATGCGCGACTGGCGCATCCGGGCCCTCGACCGCCCCGCGCTCATGGCGGCGCTCGACGCGCTCGACCGGCGCCCGACCGAGGTCGACCACCTCGGCGCCCTCGTCCCCGTCGCCGGCGAGACCGAGGCCGCCGAGCTGCTGGCCCGCCTCGTCGAGCGCGGCGTCGCGATCAGCGCCTTCGGCCCGGCGGTCGGCGACCTCGAGCACACCTTCCTCGACCTGGCCAAGGGAGGCCGCTCGTGA
- a CDS encoding DUF501 domain-containing protein, protein MSRPPFAPFSERDVEIVSAQLGRPARDVIGIPARCVCGAPTVVATRPRLGNGTPFPTLYYLTHPGATASASRLEASGIMAVWQAELGEDDALAAAYAAAHEQYLADRESILSVPEVEGYSAGGMPTRVKCLHALLGHALAAGRGINPIGDRALDQGDWSPEVCTCAPDQRGA, encoded by the coding sequence GTGAGCCGGCCGCCCTTCGCCCCCTTCAGCGAGCGGGACGTCGAGATCGTCAGCGCGCAGCTGGGGCGGCCCGCGCGGGATGTGATCGGCATCCCGGCCCGCTGCGTCTGCGGCGCCCCCACGGTCGTCGCGACGCGCCCGCGGCTCGGCAACGGCACGCCGTTCCCGACCCTCTACTACCTGACCCACCCGGGGGCGACGGCCTCGGCCTCGCGTCTGGAGGCCTCGGGCATCATGGCCGTCTGGCAGGCCGAGCTGGGCGAGGACGACGCGCTCGCGGCCGCCTACGCCGCGGCGCACGAGCAGTACCTCGCCGATCGGGAGTCGATCCTCTCGGTGCCCGAGGTCGAGGGCTACTCCGCCGGCGGGATGCCCACGCGGGTGAAGTGCCTGCACGCGCTGCTCGGCCATGCCCTCGCCGCGGGCCGCGGGATCAACCCGATCGGCGACCGCGCCCTCGATCAGGGCGACTGGAGCCCGGAGGTCTGCACGTGCGCCCCCGATCAGCGCGGAGCCTGA
- the eno gene encoding phosphopyruvate hydratase, which translates to MAAIEAVGAREILDSRGNPTVEVEVLLDDGTVSRAAVPSGASTGAFEAYELRDGDKGRYLGKGVQKAVDAVLDVLGPAIEDLDASDQRLIDAELIAIDGTDNKSKVGANAILGVSLAVAKAAADSADLPLFRYVGGPNAHVLPVPMMNVINGGAHADTGVDVQEFMILPIGAESFSEALRWGAETYHALKGELKAGGFATGLGDEGGFAPDLAGTKAALDFLVAAIEKVGFTPGKDIALGLDVAATEFFREGAYQFEGTARSAEEMSAFYAELVAAYPLVTIEDPLDEDDWEGWAALTAQLGGTVQLVGDDLFVTNPKRLAKGIAHGTANSLLVKVNQIGTLTETLDAVSLAQRSGYTAVLSHRSGETEDTTIADLAVATNAGQIKTGAPARSERVAKYNQLLRIEEELGEAAVYAGRSAFPRFTA; encoded by the coding sequence GTGGCAGCTATCGAGGCCGTCGGAGCCCGTGAAATCCTCGACTCGCGAGGCAACCCCACCGTCGAGGTCGAGGTGCTGCTCGACGATGGCACCGTCTCGCGCGCGGCCGTTCCCTCGGGCGCCTCGACCGGTGCCTTCGAGGCCTACGAGCTGCGCGACGGCGACAAGGGCCGCTACCTCGGCAAGGGCGTGCAGAAGGCCGTCGACGCCGTGCTCGACGTGCTCGGCCCGGCGATCGAGGATCTCGACGCGAGCGACCAGCGCCTGATCGACGCCGAGCTCATCGCGATCGACGGCACCGACAACAAGAGCAAGGTCGGCGCCAACGCCATCCTCGGCGTCTCGCTCGCCGTCGCCAAGGCTGCGGCCGACTCGGCCGACCTGCCGCTGTTCCGCTACGTCGGCGGCCCCAACGCCCACGTGCTGCCCGTGCCGATGATGAACGTCATCAACGGCGGCGCCCACGCCGACACCGGCGTCGACGTGCAGGAGTTCATGATCCTGCCGATCGGTGCCGAGAGCTTCAGCGAGGCGCTGCGCTGGGGCGCCGAGACCTATCACGCCCTCAAGGGCGAGCTGAAGGCCGGCGGCTTCGCCACGGGCCTCGGCGACGAGGGCGGCTTCGCCCCCGACCTGGCCGGCACCAAGGCCGCTCTCGACTTTCTCGTCGCGGCCATCGAGAAGGTCGGCTTCACCCCGGGCAAGGACATCGCGCTCGGCCTCGACGTCGCCGCCACCGAGTTCTTCCGCGAGGGCGCCTACCAGTTCGAGGGCACGGCCCGCTCGGCCGAGGAGATGAGCGCGTTCTACGCCGAGCTCGTCGCCGCGTACCCGCTCGTCACCATCGAGGACCCGCTGGACGAGGACGACTGGGAGGGCTGGGCCGCCCTCACCGCGCAGCTCGGCGGGACGGTGCAGCTCGTCGGCGACGACCTGTTCGTCACCAACCCGAAGCGCCTCGCGAAGGGCATCGCCCACGGCACCGCCAACTCGCTGCTCGTGAAGGTCAACCAGATCGGCACGCTCACCGAGACGCTCGACGCCGTCTCGCTCGCCCAGCGCAGCGGCTACACCGCCGTGCTCTCGCACCGCTCGGGCGAGACCGAGGACACGACGATCGCCGACCTCGCCGTCGCCACCAACGCCGGCCAGATCAAGACCGGCGCCCCGGCCCGCAGCGAGCGCGTCGCCAAGTACAACCAGCTGCTGCGCATCGAGGAGGAGCTCGGCGAGGCCGCGGTGTACGCGGGCCGCAGCGCCTTCCCCCGCTTCACGGCGTAG
- a CDS encoding ABC transporter permease, producing MNRYLDGLGTIVRLELRQRIRSVAWVVLISIVFVVVAIVSVLLWFSLSAFGGDAASSGGVYSAIIFFVLLVGTLVAPAMSGNAINGDRDAGNLATTQVTLASTGQIVLGKFLAAWTVGLTFLAASLPFLLFAVIGGGVRLDTLLASLGMLVLELGVVAAVGVGLSGLIARPLFSVVTTYLVVAALSIGTLIVFGLGSLATQSEVRVTSIDPDYAQADPQTGQFDGQPPCITNEYTYTSPRPDLVWGFLAANPYVMLADAAPASYDRNGYPLDLFGQIAFAARSAQVPIELERTDDYCTGLRYQGAMPEDFQTPEEVIASTVPTWFVGLALHLLLGAGLLLAAVRRTRTPAVRLARGSRIA from the coding sequence GTGAACCGCTACCTCGACGGCCTGGGCACGATCGTGCGCCTCGAGCTGCGCCAGCGCATCCGCTCGGTGGCCTGGGTCGTGCTCATCAGCATCGTGTTCGTCGTCGTCGCGATCGTCTCGGTGCTGCTGTGGTTCTCGCTCTCGGCCTTCGGCGGCGACGCGGCCTCGAGCGGCGGCGTCTACTCGGCGATCATCTTCTTCGTGCTGCTCGTCGGCACGCTCGTCGCCCCGGCCATGAGCGGCAACGCCATCAACGGCGACCGCGACGCCGGAAACCTCGCGACCACCCAGGTGACCCTCGCCAGCACGGGCCAGATCGTGCTCGGCAAGTTCCTCGCCGCCTGGACGGTCGGCCTCACCTTCCTCGCCGCGAGCCTGCCGTTCCTCCTCTTCGCGGTGATCGGGGGCGGGGTGCGCCTCGACACCCTGCTGGCCTCGCTCGGGATGCTCGTGCTCGAGCTCGGCGTCGTCGCCGCCGTCGGCGTCGGGCTCAGCGGCCTCATCGCGCGCCCGCTGTTCTCCGTCGTGACGACGTACCTCGTGGTCGCCGCGCTCAGCATCGGAACGCTCATCGTCTTCGGACTCGGATCGCTCGCCACCCAGTCGGAGGTGCGGGTCACCAGCATCGACCCGGACTACGCCCAGGCCGATCCGCAGACGGGCCAATTCGACGGTCAGCCGCCCTGCATCACCAACGAGTACACCTACACGAGTCCGCGGCCCGATCTCGTCTGGGGCTTCCTCGCGGCCAACCCCTACGTGATGCTCGCCGACGCCGCTCCGGCGTCGTACGACCGCAACGGGTACCCGCTCGACCTCTTCGGCCAGATCGCCTTCGCCGCGCGCTCGGCGCAGGTGCCGATCGAGCTCGAGCGCACCGACGACTACTGCACGGGGCTCCGCTACCAGGGGGCGATGCCGGAGGACTTCCAGACCCCGGAGGAGGTCATCGCCTCGACCGTGCCGACCTGGTTCGTCGGGCTCGCGCTGCACCTCCTGCTCGGCGCGGGACTGCTCCTCGCCGCCGTGCGGCGCACGCGCACGCCGGCGGTGCGCCTCGCGCGCGGCAGCCGCATCGCCTGA
- a CDS encoding CPBP family intramembrane glutamic endopeptidase produces MLPDLDWPARLAALALALGVVALHGWRAASKDRREYRRFRRYRSTARRQAAMRRWLRESFVLLGGSAVVLIALVHPVVEPLLRAAQALPGVTAVRDALGSGLGLGLLAGAVLGTAVATAAGIRSARREGGVVMIGDIAALLPRNRPELVIGVGLSVNAGVVEELLFRLAMPALLVLVTGEPLSALLLSALLFGLLHAYQGWAGMAGATAIGLVLTVVYVLSGSILLVIALHVLLDLRTLVLIPAAVYGVHRVPGSVRMPPVLRPLAIDRTSDEAVTGSATEQ; encoded by the coding sequence GTGCTCCCCGACCTCGACTGGCCCGCCCGGCTCGCGGCGCTGGCCCTCGCGCTCGGGGTCGTCGCCCTGCACGGCTGGCGCGCCGCGAGCAAGGACCGCCGCGAGTACCGCCGGTTCCGCCGCTACCGCTCGACCGCGCGCCGGCAGGCCGCGATGCGGCGCTGGCTGCGCGAGTCGTTCGTGCTGCTCGGCGGCTCGGCGGTCGTGCTGATCGCGCTCGTGCACCCCGTCGTCGAGCCGCTGCTGCGCGCGGCTCAGGCGCTGCCCGGCGTGACGGCGGTGCGGGATGCGCTCGGCTCCGGTCTCGGGCTGGGACTGCTGGCGGGCGCCGTCCTCGGCACCGCCGTCGCGACCGCCGCGGGCATCCGCTCGGCGCGCCGCGAGGGCGGCGTCGTCATGATCGGCGACATCGCCGCCCTCCTCCCCCGCAACCGGCCCGAGCTCGTGATCGGGGTCGGCCTCTCGGTCAACGCCGGAGTGGTCGAGGAGCTGCTGTTCCGGCTCGCGATGCCGGCGCTGCTCGTGCTCGTCACGGGCGAGCCCCTGAGCGCGCTCCTGCTCTCGGCGCTGCTGTTCGGGCTGCTGCACGCCTACCAGGGCTGGGCCGGCATGGCCGGGGCCACGGCGATCGGGCTGGTGCTCACCGTCGTCTACGTGCTGAGCGGGAGCATCCTGCTCGTCATCGCACTGCACGTGCTGCTCGACCTGCGCACCCTCGTGCTCATCCCGGCGGCGGTCTACGGGGTGCACCGCGTGCCGGGCTCGGTGCGGATGCCGCCGGTGCTGCGGCCGCTGGCGATCGATCGCACGAGCGACGAGGCCGTCACCGGTTCGGCGACCGAGCAGTGA
- a CDS encoding FtsB family cell division protein has translation MARRPTTELPVALPADAPATSAWFRNLQVSGFTVTVFLLIVGALVVLAPSLRVLVEQQQEIAELEARVAEQEAAVGGLEEEIDRWSDPAYIESQARDRLLYVKPGDISYLVIDDGATVESTAVQPVSDDIQTTRIDWSRAVLDSLLVAGLTELPAVELLPAPGEAP, from the coding sequence ATGGCCCGCCGTCCGACCACCGAGCTCCCCGTCGCCCTCCCGGCCGACGCGCCGGCGACGAGCGCCTGGTTCCGCAACCTGCAGGTCTCCGGCTTCACCGTCACCGTCTTCCTCCTCATCGTCGGCGCCCTCGTCGTGCTCGCCCCCTCGCTGCGCGTGCTCGTCGAGCAGCAGCAGGAGATCGCCGAGCTCGAGGCCCGCGTCGCCGAGCAGGAGGCCGCCGTCGGCGGCCTGGAGGAGGAGATCGACCGCTGGTCCGACCCCGCCTACATCGAGTCCCAGGCCCGCGACCGACTGCTCTACGTCAAGCCCGGCGACATCTCGTACCTCGTGATCGACGACGGCGCGACCGTCGAATCGACCGCCGTGCAGCCGGTGAGCGACGACATCCAGACCACCCGCATCGATTGGAGCCGGGCCGTGCTCGATTCCCTGCTCGTCGCCGGGCTCACCGAGCTGCCCGCCGTGGAGCTGCTGCCCGCTCCGGGGGAGGCGCCGTGA
- the hisS gene encoding histidine--tRNA ligase, which produces MASPVTPPRGMRDLLPADKAHREHVLGVIRGVYRAHGFDEIETPVMEDSSRLHAGLGGDNEKLAFAVMKRALTVDDLKAAERPLDLADLGLRFDLTVPLARFYASNRAKLPGVFRSIQIAPVWRAERPQKGRYRQFVQCDIDIIGEPGVLAEIELITATSEALEALGLRGCSIRLNDRRLLTSMLDVLGFAPETHPQVLITLDKLDKIGTEGVLAELAERGMPGEAVAALHEVPAFAGFGAEAGFAAATEPAAEASGHVTAESVAAALPAGVDAAAVADLAAIAAAVGPRARLVFDPFLVRGMGYYTGPIFEVAHPELGYSLGGGGRYDGMIGRFLGAEVPATGFSLGFERLIDLVPPAVAQGEGDAALLHDRGADPARLMALKSLLIEQGVRVRLAAKPKNLRGALDQLAADGFGRFAIVGSDAPAHPDALDWRPLERSA; this is translated from the coding sequence ATGGCCAGCCCGGTGACCCCGCCCCGCGGGATGCGCGACCTCCTGCCCGCCGACAAGGCCCACCGCGAGCACGTGCTCGGCGTCATCCGGGGCGTGTACCGCGCCCACGGGTTCGACGAGATCGAGACGCCCGTCATGGAGGACTCCAGCCGCCTGCACGCCGGGCTCGGCGGGGACAACGAGAAGCTCGCCTTCGCGGTCATGAAGCGCGCGCTGACCGTCGACGACCTGAAGGCGGCCGAGCGGCCCCTCGATCTCGCCGACCTCGGCCTGCGCTTCGACCTCACGGTGCCGCTCGCCCGCTTCTACGCGAGCAACCGCGCGAAGCTGCCCGGCGTGTTCCGCTCCATCCAGATCGCGCCGGTCTGGCGGGCCGAGCGGCCGCAGAAGGGCCGCTATCGCCAGTTCGTGCAGTGCGACATCGACATCATCGGCGAGCCGGGTGTGCTCGCCGAGATCGAGCTCATCACCGCGACGAGCGAGGCGCTCGAGGCGCTCGGGCTGCGCGGCTGCAGCATCCGTCTCAACGACCGCCGCCTGCTGACGAGCATGCTCGACGTGCTCGGCTTCGCGCCCGAGACCCACCCGCAGGTGCTCATCACCCTCGACAAGCTCGACAAGATCGGCACCGAGGGCGTGCTGGCCGAGCTCGCCGAGCGCGGCATGCCGGGCGAGGCCGTCGCCGCGCTGCACGAGGTTCCGGCCTTCGCCGGATTCGGCGCCGAAGCAGGCTTCGCGGCCGCGACCGAGCCCGCCGCCGAGGCCTCCGGCCACGTCACCGCCGAGTCCGTCGCGGCGGCGCTGCCGGCCGGCGTCGACGCCGCGGCCGTGGCCGATCTCGCCGCGATCGCCGCCGCCGTCGGCCCGCGCGCGCGCCTCGTCTTCGACCCGTTCCTCGTGCGGGGCATGGGCTACTACACCGGCCCGATCTTCGAGGTGGCGCACCCCGAGCTCGGCTACTCGCTGGGCGGCGGCGGGCGCTACGACGGCATGATCGGCCGCTTCCTCGGCGCCGAGGTGCCCGCCACCGGCTTCTCGCTCGGCTTCGAGCGCCTCATCGACCTCGTGCCGCCCGCGGTGGCGCAGGGCGAGGGGGATGCCGCTCTCCTGCACGATCGCGGCGCCGACCCGGCGCGGCTCATGGCGCTGAAGTCGCTCCTCATCGAGCAGGGCGTGCGCGTGCGTCTCGCGGCGAAGCCGAAGAACCTGCGCGGAGCCCTCGACCAGCTCGCCGCCGACGGCTTCGGCCGCTTCGCCATCGTGGGATCGGACGCCCCCGCGCATCCCGACGCCCTCGACTGGCGCCCGCTCGAGCGCAGCGCCTGA